A stretch of the Solanum dulcamara chromosome 6, daSolDulc1.2, whole genome shotgun sequence genome encodes the following:
- the LOC129892450 gene encoding cell differentiation protein rcd1-like, with amino-acid sequence MENLPESPFSKSTFTSSLSSLSLCNISSSPSSNVDTQQNSLDLDALTPNQLVLLLHDGNLREDVMYQLIKKRDTCEDLALLLWNTFNAVYMLLLEVISVYWKLSPSMLSMKESTRACNALALFQVLAKNSETREELIEAKIPCYLYPFLKASGDDKPLEYLRLTSLGVLGSLAKFDDPNGSKVLHFFMETEVVPLCLACMDLCDELSQKVATLIVMKILMQEKGMTYCCATPERFFSIVQVLYRVVQKLTEQPCLLHLMYVVQCYLSLSEVLKFIRPCDAFKRQVPPQLFDNTFKDILCDDHETSWMLQLLHFNIYGCLSSAD; translated from the exons ATGGAGAATTTACCAGAGTCACCATTTTCGAAATCCACATTCACATCATCGTTATCATCGCTATCGTTATGCAacatttcttcttctccttcttctaatGTAGATACACAACAAAATTCTCTTGATTTAGATGCTCTCACTCCAAATCAGTTGGTGCTATTACTCCATGATGGTAATCTTCGTGAAGATGTCATGTATCAACTCATCAAG AAGCGAGATACATGTGAAGATCTAGCTCTGCTACTGTGGAACACCTTCAATGCAGTTTACATGCTTTTGCTG GAAGTCATATCAGTGTATTGGAAGTTGTCGCCCTCAATGCTATCTATGAAGGAGTCAACTCGAGCGTGTAATGCTCTTGCTTTGTTTCAG GTTTTGGCCAAAAACTCAGAAACAAGAGAGGAGCTTATAGAAG CTAAAATACCATGTTATTTGTATCCATTTCTCAAGGCTAGTGGAGATGACAAGCCTTTGGAGTATTTGAGGCTCACCAGCTTGGGTGTTCTCGGTTCCCTAGCAAAG TTTGATGATCCAAATGGATCAAAGGTCCTTCATTTTTTCATGGAAACGGAAGTGGTTCCTTTGTGCCTTGCGTGCATGGATCTATGTGATGAACTGTCACAGAAG GTTGCAACCCTCATAGTTATGAAAATTCTGATGCAAGAGAAAGGAATGACCTATTGTTGTGCTACTCCTGAACGCTTCTTCTCGATAGTACAGGTCTTGTACCGAGTGGTACAAAAACTTACTGAACAACCTTGTTTGCTGCATCTAATGTATGTGGTACAATGTTATCTAAGTCTTTCAGAAGTATTAAAGTTCATCAG GCCATGTGATGCATTCAAAAGACAAGTTCCTCCTCAGCTATTTGACAA